The Monomorium pharaonis isolate MP-MQ-018 chromosome 5, ASM1337386v2, whole genome shotgun sequence genome includes a window with the following:
- the LOC105829500 gene encoding allatostatin-A receptor isoform X2, giving the protein MANETMSSEIDNMIKTLWDFYDYFHGSYTDYLLIALYAPTILIGVIANILVIIMVCKYHLKSVTYYFVINLSVADLLVATICMPMTMSQEISMSWNQSEFLCKLTSYLQSVSVTASIYTIMAMSIDRYLAIRNPMTLRCICSHRNIILVITTIWLASLTFLITIYEAMRFQNPMMDVIAFWNETMARMNFSRNIISAIPPDFNMCIEDFMSLGIRQDIFGGVYFLFSIVIPCLVVLLAYSIIGFTLWSKKPPFDYTNKESASSRQGCRLRQDRKRVALMLLFLAILFAVCWLPYNTVKCLIDLGVFETINNTLLENTLKYFLFLGHANSALNPVIYCWMMRGFRQNLARILHCIYNRTSSRVSNESHHNSSQRNVTMIADKNMQHIPIYQQRLSMRRYAKEIMHKQIGYLNNSDTDIELRNTCNLLNIQIDPSKDNKKNQQQNRGTLL; this is encoded by the exons ATGGCGAACGAAACTATGTCGTCGGAAATCGATAATATGATCAAGACACTGTGGGATTTTTACGACTACTTTCACGGAAGCTATACGGACTATCTGTTGATTGCTCTTTATGCACCAACTATACTGATCGGTGTGATAGCTAATATTCTTGTGATTATAATGGTCtgcaaatatcatttaaagag cgTTACTTACTATTTTGTGATTAATCTGTCCGTGGCTGATTTACTAGTTGCTACAATATGCATGCCAATGACAATGAGTCAGGAAATCTCGATGTCATGGAATCAAAGTGAATTCTTGTGCAAACTGACTTCTTATCtgcaaa GTGTAAGTGTCACCGCGTCGATATACACTATTATGGCTATGAGCATCGACAGATACTTAGCCATAAGGAATCCCATGACTCTCCGCTGCATATGTAGTCACAGAAACATCATTCTCGTTATTACAACTATCTGGCTAGCATCCCTTACCtttcttattacaatttatgaaGCG ATGAGATTTCAAAATCCAATGATGGATGTTATTGCATTCTGGAATGAGACTATGGCAAGAATGAATTTCTCGCGCAATATCATCTCGGCGATACCACCAGATTTCAATATGTGCATAGAAGATTTTATGTCATTAGGAATTAGACAAGATATCTTTGGCGGCGTATACTTCCTGTTCTCTATCGTTATTCCGT GTCTCGTTGTATTACTGGCATACTCAATTATTGGTTTTACTCTTTGGTCTAAGAAGCCACCTTTCGATTATACTAATAAGGAAAGCGCCAGCTCGCGACAA GGCTGCAGATTACGACAAGACAGAAAACGCGTTGCATTGATGTTATTATTTCTTGCTATACTTTTTGCTGTGTGCTGGTTGCCTTATAATACTGTCAAATGTTTGATCGATCTCGGCGTGTTCG AAACGATAAATAACACATTATTAGAGAACACATTAAAGTACTTCCTGTTTCTGGGACATGCAAACAGCGCTTTGAACCCCGTGATTTACTGTTGGATGATGCGTGGCTTTCGTCAAAATCTCGCACGAATTCTACATTGCATTTACAATCGCACTTCTAGTCGCGTCTCGAATGAATCACATCATAATTCCTCCCAAAGA AACGTAACAATGATCGCTGacaaaaatatgcaacacATCCCGATATATCAACAAAGGTTAAGCATGCGCAGATATGCTAAAGAGATAATGCACAAACAGAttggatatttaaataatagtgaTACAGATATCGAACTGAGAAACACCTGTAACCTTTTGAATATACAAATTGATCCGTCGAAAGACAATAAGAAGAATCAGCAGCAGAATAGAG GAACCTTATTGTAG
- the LOC105829500 gene encoding allatostatin-A receptor isoform X1: MANETMSSEIDNMIKTLWDFYDYFHGSYTDYLLIALYAPTILIGVIANILVIIMVCKYHLKSVTYYFVINLSVADLLVATICMPMTMSQEISMSWNQSEFLCKLTSYLQSVSVTASIYTIMAMSIDRYLAIRNPMTLRCICSHRNIILVITTIWLASLTFLITIYEAMRFQNPMMDVIAFWNETMARMNFSRNIISAIPPDFNMCIEDFMSLGIRQDIFGGVYFLFSIVIPCLVVLLAYSIIGFTLWSKKPPFDYTNKESASSRQGCRLRQDRKRVALMLLFLAILFAVCWLPYNTVKCLIDLGVFETINNTLLENTLKYFLFLGHANSALNPVIYCWMMRGFRQNLARILHCIYNRTSSRVSNESHHNSSQRNVTMIADKNMQHIPIYQQRLSMRRYAKEIMHKQIGYLNNSDTDIELRNTCNLLNIQIDPSKDNKKNQQQNRGKNKLETNQLESSTLYTSVNYPSLSQC, translated from the exons ATGGCGAACGAAACTATGTCGTCGGAAATCGATAATATGATCAAGACACTGTGGGATTTTTACGACTACTTTCACGGAAGCTATACGGACTATCTGTTGATTGCTCTTTATGCACCAACTATACTGATCGGTGTGATAGCTAATATTCTTGTGATTATAATGGTCtgcaaatatcatttaaagag cgTTACTTACTATTTTGTGATTAATCTGTCCGTGGCTGATTTACTAGTTGCTACAATATGCATGCCAATGACAATGAGTCAGGAAATCTCGATGTCATGGAATCAAAGTGAATTCTTGTGCAAACTGACTTCTTATCtgcaaa GTGTAAGTGTCACCGCGTCGATATACACTATTATGGCTATGAGCATCGACAGATACTTAGCCATAAGGAATCCCATGACTCTCCGCTGCATATGTAGTCACAGAAACATCATTCTCGTTATTACAACTATCTGGCTAGCATCCCTTACCtttcttattacaatttatgaaGCG ATGAGATTTCAAAATCCAATGATGGATGTTATTGCATTCTGGAATGAGACTATGGCAAGAATGAATTTCTCGCGCAATATCATCTCGGCGATACCACCAGATTTCAATATGTGCATAGAAGATTTTATGTCATTAGGAATTAGACAAGATATCTTTGGCGGCGTATACTTCCTGTTCTCTATCGTTATTCCGT GTCTCGTTGTATTACTGGCATACTCAATTATTGGTTTTACTCTTTGGTCTAAGAAGCCACCTTTCGATTATACTAATAAGGAAAGCGCCAGCTCGCGACAA GGCTGCAGATTACGACAAGACAGAAAACGCGTTGCATTGATGTTATTATTTCTTGCTATACTTTTTGCTGTGTGCTGGTTGCCTTATAATACTGTCAAATGTTTGATCGATCTCGGCGTGTTCG AAACGATAAATAACACATTATTAGAGAACACATTAAAGTACTTCCTGTTTCTGGGACATGCAAACAGCGCTTTGAACCCCGTGATTTACTGTTGGATGATGCGTGGCTTTCGTCAAAATCTCGCACGAATTCTACATTGCATTTACAATCGCACTTCTAGTCGCGTCTCGAATGAATCACATCATAATTCCTCCCAAAGA AACGTAACAATGATCGCTGacaaaaatatgcaacacATCCCGATATATCAACAAAGGTTAAGCATGCGCAGATATGCTAAAGAGATAATGCACAAACAGAttggatatttaaataatagtgaTACAGATATCGAACTGAGAAACACCTGTAACCTTTTGAATATACAAATTGATCCGTCGAAAGACAATAAGAAGAATCAGCAGCAGAATAGAGGCAAGAATAAATTAGAGACTAATCAATTAGAATCGAGTACCTTATATACTTCCGTTAATTATCCCTCATTGTCTCAATGTTAA
- the LOC105829503 gene encoding uncharacterized protein LOC105829503, giving the protein MVSLSDIRPLLHTARLFGCGLLLVKEDDIVIMKYGAVYSALFAFLYASLCIANFYMLRWDDVLGPRLLTLTVVRTGLSYACVFSDIAMTFWYNWKIRAALSNLRMFDRATKYNEPEHPHRIRYVYWALTFVILSFWSIVGYITFCVEPKDSVFNGVTYAIVNATLSMQLMIFVSLSSLLYDRFRRLCELLLLPEDGKIMVVNRSGKQFRLQEVWWLHSCLTNATEMINSVYGMQLLLWISSMSFNTLTRIYTINDNGSISHPLLMAREILLVSACVTNLLIITFICHVTADQANRVGKLAFTPSSAILAKRNFTQVSKNFANLI; this is encoded by the exons ATGGTGTCTCTGAGTGACATACGACCTCTTTTGCATACCGCAAGACTGTTTGGATGTGGACTTTTACTCGTTAAGGAGGACgatattgtaataatgaaatacGGTGCTGTTTACTCGGCTCTGTTTGCATTTTTGTATGCCAGTCTCTGCATCGCGAATTTTTACATGCTCCGCTGGGATGACGTGCTTGGACCGAGGTTGCTGACGCTCACCGTGGTGAGGACAGGTCTTTCGTATGCCTGCGTGTTCAGCGACATCGCAATGACGTTCTGGTATAATTGGAAGATACGAGCTGCACTTTCAAATTTACGCATGTTTGATCGAGCGACGAAATACAACGAGCCAGAACATCCCCACAGGATACGCTACGTCTATTGGGCATTGACCTTCGTTATTTTGTCGTTTTGGTCAATTGTCGGGTATATAACGTTCTG TGTCGAGCCGAAAGACTCTGTATTCAACGGTGTAACTTACGCAATCGTTAACGCAACTTTGTCGATGCAACTGATGATATTTGTCAGTCTATCATCCCTCTTGTACGACAGATTCCGTCGTCTTTGTGAATTACTGCTGCTGCCTGAAG atGGTAAAATCATGGTGGTGAACCGATCGGGCAAGCAGTTTCGTTTGCAAGAAGTGTGGTGGTTGCACTCGTGCCTCACCAATGCGACCGAGATGATAAACTCCGTGTATGGGATGCAACTTCTGCTGTGGATATCCAGTATGTCCTTCAATACACTTACACGCATCTATACGATCAACGATAATGGCTCAATCTCGCATCCACTGTTGATGGCGAGAGAGATTTTACTGGTGTCTGCTTGCGTGACAAATCTGCTAATCATTACCTTTATCTGTCATGTGACTGCAGACCAA gcTAATCGTGTTGGCAAACTCGCGTTTACACCGTCGTCGGCCATTCTTGCCAAGAGAAATTTTACGCAGGTTAGcaaaaattttgctaatttaatttaa